Proteins encoded together in one bacterium window:
- a CDS encoding nuclear transport factor 2 family protein: protein MDPEKFRKLLVPILIVVLLLLGGGGIFLILSAPSEEDRVGYALDDLVSAVEARDPELFASRIHEDYHGWGHSHDLVVDAFRGAINRYETADIDLRDVQITVDDDTANATFEWTAGAKFETQTYRIDTTLRKPPYTEATLEFRKDKDDRWQLSDMQTNIPHPEP, encoded by the coding sequence ATGGACCCCGAGAAATTCCGCAAACTCCTCGTCCCTATCCTCATTGTGGTCCTGCTGCTGCTGGGCGGCGGCGGCATCTTCCTCATCCTCTCCGCCCCCAGCGAAGAAGACAGAGTCGGCTACGCCCTCGACGACCTCGTCAGCGCCGTCGAAGCCCGCGACCCCGAACTCTTCGCCAGCCGAATCCACGAAGACTACCACGGCTGGGGCCACAGCCACGACCTCGTCGTCGACGCCTTCCGCGGAGCCATTAATCGCTACGAAACCGCCGACATCGACCTGCGCGACGTTCAGATCACCGTCGACGACGACACCGCGAACGCCACCTTCGAATGGACCGCCGGCGCAAAATTCGAAACGCAAACCTACCGCATCGACACAACCCTCCGCAAACCGCCCTACACCGAAGCCACCCTAGAATTCCGCAAAGACAAAGACGACCGCTGGCAACTCAGCGACATGCAAACCAACATCCCACACCCCGAACCCTGA
- a CDS encoding DJ-1/PfpI family protein — translation MEILMITGDGAEALEVMYPLQRCQEAGLTVTVAAPTRKFIGTVVHDFEPGFDTYTEKRGYRVEASAAFPDLDPEPFAGLILPGGRAPEWIRNDAECLRLVRHFFINDLPVAAICHAALILAAADLLGGRTVTAYPALKRDVEMAGGTFIDSEVVVDGKLVTSRAWPDHPAFMREFLKLLGK, via the coding sequence ATGGAAATCCTGATGATCACAGGCGACGGAGCCGAAGCCCTCGAAGTCATGTACCCCCTCCAGCGCTGCCAGGAAGCCGGCCTCACTGTCACCGTCGCCGCGCCGACCCGCAAATTCATCGGAACTGTCGTGCACGACTTCGAGCCCGGCTTTGATACCTACACCGAAAAGCGCGGCTATCGCGTCGAAGCCTCCGCGGCCTTTCCCGATCTCGACCCCGAGCCCTTCGCCGGCCTCATCCTCCCCGGCGGACGCGCTCCCGAATGGATCCGCAACGACGCCGAATGCCTCCGTCTCGTCCGCCACTTCTTCATCAACGACCTGCCCGTCGCGGCCATTTGTCACGCCGCGCTGATCCTCGCTGCGGCGGACCTGCTGGGCGGACGCACTGTCACCGCCTACCCTGCGCTGAAGCGCGACGTCGAAATGGCCGGCGGCACGTTCATCGATAGCGAAGTCGTCGTCGACGGCAAGCTCGTCACCTCGCGCGCCTGGCCCGACCATCCCGCCTTCATGCGCGAGTTCCTCAAGCTGCTCGGAAAGTAA
- a CDS encoding site-specific DNA-methyltransferase, protein MKKKSGEETSPPTTHRLVHGDARDLSFIDDESVHLVVTSPPYWSLKKYEDNPDQMGHMEDYELFLTELRKVWEHVYRILVPGGRMVCVVGDVCLSRRRNSGRHVVVPLHADICVQCRQLGFDNLNPIIWHKIANASYEVSNGSKFLGKPYEPNAIIKNDIEFILMQRKPGGYRKPTQEQRDLSRIAKEDFNKWFQQFWNITGASTKEHPAPYPVELAYRLVRMFSFHGDTVLDPFAGTGTTLVAAMQTGRNSIGIEIEPKYIRMAARRIQHESQDIFSPRKVELLTARRADKRDVALTLMEDPSLYKTSTKRAHKRARASS, encoded by the coding sequence GTGAAGAAGAAATCGGGCGAAGAAACCTCGCCCCCAACAACGCACAGACTAGTCCATGGCGACGCGCGCGACCTTTCTTTTATCGATGATGAATCGGTGCATCTGGTAGTCACGTCGCCGCCGTACTGGTCCCTCAAGAAATACGAGGATAATCCCGATCAGATGGGGCACATGGAGGACTACGAACTGTTCCTAACTGAACTCCGCAAAGTATGGGAACATGTCTATCGGATCCTGGTTCCAGGGGGACGGATGGTGTGTGTCGTGGGGGATGTCTGCCTCTCCCGTCGCCGCAATTCAGGACGGCACGTCGTTGTACCATTACACGCCGACATCTGTGTCCAATGTCGACAGTTGGGATTCGACAATCTGAATCCCATTATCTGGCACAAGATCGCCAATGCGTCTTACGAAGTGAGCAATGGCTCGAAGTTCCTTGGGAAGCCGTATGAACCGAACGCCATCATCAAGAATGACATCGAGTTCATCCTGATGCAGCGCAAGCCCGGCGGATACAGGAAGCCAACGCAGGAGCAGAGGGACCTCTCCCGCATTGCAAAGGAAGACTTCAACAAGTGGTTCCAGCAGTTCTGGAACATCACGGGAGCATCCACCAAAGAGCACCCCGCTCCATACCCTGTCGAACTTGCCTATCGCCTGGTCAGAATGTTCTCATTCCATGGCGATACGGTGCTGGATCCATTTGCCGGCACGGGGACAACTCTGGTTGCAGCCATGCAGACGGGTCGCAACAGCATTGGAATCGAGATCGAACCGAAGTACATCCGGATGGCTGCTCGTCGAATTCAGCATGAGTCCCAGGATATTTTCTCGCCGAGGAAGGTGGAGCTTCTCACCGCCCGTCGAGCAGACAAGAGGGACGTTGCCCTCACCCTCATGGAAGATCCTTCTCTCTACAAGACGTCTACCAAACGTGCTCACAAGAGAGCCCGCGCATCAAGCTGA
- a CDS encoding PaeR7I family type II restriction endonuclease: MELTKRRTISLAKGAVKQFWAIRKKQASKQKASGKSDQGSRGAATGGAQMDGVIDAFCDLASLSGVPEQSVFRKSRFLELPGYFRPTKQWDLLVVHDGVLLAALEAKSQVGPSFGNNVNNRAEEALGNALDLWTAFKYRAYGRAVRPWLGYFFLLEDCPESRKPRTTREPHFEVMKEFRGASYAKRYEILCQRLIFERQYDASAFLMSQKSDGITGKFSEPCPELSFHRFASSFVAHLKGNMQ; the protein is encoded by the coding sequence ATGGAACTCACAAAGAGGCGGACAATATCCCTGGCGAAAGGGGCCGTCAAACAGTTCTGGGCGATCCGCAAGAAACAGGCGTCGAAGCAGAAGGCCTCTGGGAAATCGGATCAGGGCTCTCGTGGCGCAGCCACAGGCGGCGCTCAGATGGACGGGGTGATCGATGCCTTCTGCGATCTGGCATCGCTTTCAGGAGTTCCTGAACAGTCGGTGTTCAGGAAGTCCCGATTCCTCGAGTTGCCAGGGTACTTCCGCCCGACGAAGCAGTGGGACTTGCTCGTGGTTCATGACGGAGTGCTTCTTGCTGCACTCGAGGCGAAGTCTCAGGTTGGACCGTCGTTTGGGAATAACGTAAATAATCGCGCAGAAGAGGCGCTAGGCAACGCACTCGATCTCTGGACCGCCTTCAAATATCGAGCCTACGGACGAGCAGTAAGGCCGTGGCTGGGATACTTCTTCCTCCTCGAAGATTGCCCGGAGTCAAGAAAGCCGCGAACAACCCGGGAACCGCACTTCGAAGTCATGAAGGAGTTCCGTGGCGCCTCCTACGCAAAGCGATACGAGATCCTGTGTCAGAGGCTGATCTTCGAGCGCCAATACGACGCCTCTGCTTTCCTGATGTCCCAGAAGAGTGATGGCATTACTGGCAAGTTCTCGGAGCCGTGTCCCGAACTCTCATTTCATCGCTTTGCATCTTCATTCGTCGCTCACTTGAAAGGCAACATGCAGTGA